The segment CCGATCTCGGAAGCGCAAATTTTTCGGGAGAAGGCGAGCTGACCGACCTGGCCGGAAAACTCACCGGCCGGCTCGAACGGCTGACGCCGGAGCTGGCGGCCTGGCTCTTTCCGTCCCTCGGACCGTTTCTGCCGGAGTACCGGAAACTGAAGCTCGGTGCGGCCGAAGTCGGCTTTTCCGTGGAGAAACCGACCGGGGACGACCCGGTCATCCTGAAGCAGCTGACGGCCCGGATCGATCGCGGCGGACAGCCGGCGCTCGAGCTCAAAACCGGCTCCTACCGCTTCGGCAACACCGGCGAGAACCGGATCGGCGAGCTGAAGCTGCAGCTCGCCGGCGAGCTGCCCGCATCGGCTTTCAACGAATATCTCGGCGGAGAGATGCGGTTCGACGCGGGCAAGGTAAAGCTTTCGGCGGCCGGTTCGCTGGCCCATGACTTCCGCTCGGCGGTTTTTTCGGGGGAAGTGTCGTTCGACGAGCTTGCGGCGGCGGCATACGGGAAGGATTACCGGGATTTCTCCGCCCAATGCGCATTTTCGTGTTATATGCCGAATATGCGGCTGGTCGAGTTCCGGACACTGAATTTCTATCTGCGGCGCGCGGGTAAACCGGCCCTGCGTCTCGAATGTCCCGGCTCGTGGGATCTCGGTAAAGAGAGCTATGCCGGCGAATGGGCGGTCCGCTATCTGAACGAACAGTTTCTCACGCTGCTCGACCCGTCGCGGTTTTCCGAAGCCCAGCTGACCGGAAAGGTCCAGGTCAGCGCCCGGGAGAATTTCGGTGTGGTGAAGGCGGCCGCAGCTTTCGACCTCGCCAAACTCGTTCTGCCGTCGTCGGCGGATGTGTTTTCCGGCAGCTTTTCGCTGACGCTGGAGCGTGATGAGCGCCGCCTCCTGCTGCGCCGGCTGGTTGCCGGGCTCAAGCAGGGCGAGGAGCCGCTCTTCGACCTCGAAGGGGAGTGCCGGGTCGACCTCTCTTCACCGGGGGGGGCGGTGACGGCCCAGCTCGCGGCCTCGTCGATCGACGCGCCGAAGCTGCTCGCCCTGATTCCGGACCGCGCGGCTCCTCCGCCCGCGGCCGCGCCGGAGAAGCCGCAGCTCGATTTCGGGCCCCGCCCGATTGATTTCGGCTGTCGTCTCTCGAATATCCGGTTTACGCCGGAACTGACGGCGGAGCTCGATACGCGGCTGCGCCTGCGCGCCGACTCCATTTCGACCGACCATCTGCTGCTGCAGGTCAACAACGCCCGCTATGACGGGGAGTTCCGCGGAATCAACACGCCGCGCGGCATCGCGTTTTCGACCGCGCTGCGCGGCAGCGAGCCGCTTTCGCTGCCGCCCCTGATGGAACTGATCGTCGGCAGCTCCCAGGCGGGGGCAGCCGGAACCCTGCGGGATCTGAATCTAACGCTGCGCTTCCTCGAAGACGGCCGGCCGGATTCATGGCTCGACACCATGTCCGGTTCGCTGGCGATGGAGCTGCGCGATATGGTGATCCCGAACACGGTGACGAACGGTCCGTTCGGCAAGCTGCTGCTGTTCCCGATCGAGATGGCGGGGCAGCTGAATTCCCTGCTGCCGGAAGACCTGGCGGCCTGGAAGGAAAGCGTGATCAGCAGCGAGTCGCTGAAGCGGCAGCTGCGGACGGTCGAGCTCGCGGAGGGGCGGGTCAAGCTGCACGCGAACGACGGCCGGGTCCAGGTCGACGAGTGCGCGTTTTTCGGAGACTGGGTGAGCCGCCTCGCCTTCTCCGGCTGGTTCGACCTGGCCGGGGAGCGACGGCTGGAGCTGACTTCGGTCCTGACCGTCGGCGGCATTCAGACGACGATCCCGATCGAAGGAACGATCGAAGACCCGGAGGTCCGCCTTGAGGCGGTCGCTGCCGGTTCGCTCGGCGCACTGCTCAAGAAAATCAAGGAGCTGAATCTGATCGGCACCTCGGCCGACCCGGAAGACCCGGACAAACTCGAACCCGTGATCATGATCGACAAGCTGCCGAGCGCCGGAACGATCCGCGAGCTTCAGAACTTATTCAAAGAACTTTGGAAGAATTGAAAAATGGAACTGTTTGACTCACATTTTCACTATTACGGCGAAACCTCGCCGGTCGAATATTTCCGCAACGTCATGGCGGAAGCGGCCGTTCCGCCGCAGAGCGATGCGGGCGTGCCGGAGAAACTTTACCTGATGGCGGCCGGCGGCGACTACCTCGAAAGCTGCCGGTCGCGCGAGTTCGCGCAGGTCATCGAAACCGCTTATTTCGCGGCCGGCGTGCATCCGCACAACGCGGACAAGTTTCTCGCCGAAGCGAACGATTTCGCCGTTTTCCGCGGCCACCCGAAGCTGAAAGCGATCGGAGAGCTCGGGCTCGACTACTTTTATGAACACTCGTCGCGCGCCGAGCAGATGGAAGTGTTCAGGCGCTTTCTGGAGCTCGCGCTCGCCTGGGACCTGCCGGCAATCGTCCATCTGCGCGACAAGGACGGCGTCTGGACCGCTTACGAGGACGGCCTTGCGCTGCTGACGCCGTTCGCGGCGGCGGGAGGCCGTTTCGTCGTCCACTGCTTCTCCGGCACGCCGGCGTGGGCGGAGAAGTTTCTCGCGCTCGGCGCCTGTCTCGGCGTGACCGGGCTCGTCACCTTCAACCGTGCGGACAATATCCGCGAGACGCTCGCCGTGATTCCGGACGACCGGCTGCTGATCGAAACCGATTCGCCGTATCTCGCGCCGGTGCCGCACCGCGGCGTCGAAAATCACCCCGGCTTTCTCGTGCTGATCGCGGCCCGCGTCGCCGCCGAACGGCGGCGCGAACTCGAATCGATCGCCCGGCTCACCACGGAAAACGCGCGCCGGTTTTTCCGGATCGAGGTGGAGCCATGAGCATTTTCTTCCCCGCGGCGGCGGCGGTCCGGACGGTCCCGGCCGCTCCGGACGAGGTTCTGATCGCGCTGCCCGGCGACCGGGTGATCCTCTCCGGCACCGGACATCTGCCGCGTGCCGCCGAGTGGCCGGTCGACGGCGACCGGCTGGAGTTCGGCCGTCTCGACGGGGCGGCCTGTTCACTCGTCGGCGAAGAAAATTTGCGCGTGCCGGAGACGTTCCGG is part of the Victivallis lenta genome and harbors:
- a CDS encoding TatD family hydrolase, whose product is MELFDSHFHYYGETSPVEYFRNVMAEAAVPPQSDAGVPEKLYLMAAGGDYLESCRSREFAQVIETAYFAAGVHPHNADKFLAEANDFAVFRGHPKLKAIGELGLDYFYEHSSRAEQMEVFRRFLELALAWDLPAIVHLRDKDGVWTAYEDGLALLTPFAAAGGRFVVHCFSGTPAWAEKFLALGACLGVTGLVTFNRADNIRETLAVIPDDRLLIETDSPYLAPVPHRGVENHPGFLVLIAARVAAERRRELESIARLTTENARRFFRIEVEP